A single region of the Candidatus Tanganyikabacteria bacterium genome encodes:
- a CDS encoding multidrug efflux MFS transporter encodes MTLEVTDRNYMWWAALPVLLGMFIVIMDNSVVNVALPRIMGAFGSDVKEIEWVSTGYMLAAAVMMPTTGFLGDRFGRRRLYAGAIALFTLVSLLCGLAWDTASLVAFRILQGAVGGAIPPIGQAILFEAFPPHRRGLSMALVGVGVMLAPTIGPTLGGYLVDFLDWRWIFFVNLPVGMAAATLAWWIVRDNPARRVGFDAVGFAFMAIFLTTLLLAFSHGTGQGWASANIRGLFLAAAISFVAFLAVSLRRTDAIVDLRLYAIPTYTAGTLASVVVGIGLFGSLFLLPLFLQNLMGRDALHTGLLLLPQGLTMALTMPLSGLLLGRLDPRLLLGCGLGAVSLSLFLQAGMTVETPDGEIVAWTVLRSVGFALAFPAMNQTSLGAVPIERIGHASGLYNVTRQIGGTFGIALLATILAHQQSQVPAFQEAFRLAGIIALIGIGPTLFMVPRRRPDPSKD; translated from the coding sequence TTGACCCTCGAGGTCACCGACCGCAACTACATGTGGTGGGCGGCACTCCCCGTGCTGCTCGGCATGTTCATCGTGATCATGGACAACTCGGTCGTCAACGTGGCGTTGCCCAGGATCATGGGCGCCTTCGGGTCGGACGTGAAGGAGATCGAGTGGGTGTCCACCGGCTACATGCTGGCCGCGGCCGTCATGATGCCCACGACGGGATTCCTGGGAGATCGCTTCGGACGGCGTCGCCTGTACGCCGGGGCCATCGCGCTCTTCACCTTGGTCTCGCTGCTTTGCGGCCTGGCGTGGGACACGGCCAGCCTCGTGGCGTTCCGGATCCTCCAAGGGGCGGTCGGCGGCGCCATCCCGCCGATTGGCCAGGCGATTCTCTTCGAGGCCTTCCCCCCGCATCGCCGCGGGCTCTCGATGGCCCTGGTGGGCGTCGGCGTGATGCTCGCGCCCACCATCGGCCCCACCCTTGGCGGCTATCTGGTGGACTTCCTGGATTGGCGGTGGATCTTCTTCGTGAACCTGCCGGTCGGCATGGCGGCCGCGACCCTGGCCTGGTGGATCGTGCGGGACAACCCCGCGCGCCGGGTGGGCTTCGATGCGGTCGGCTTCGCTTTCATGGCAATCTTCCTGACGACGCTGCTCCTGGCGTTCAGTCACGGTACGGGCCAGGGGTGGGCCTCGGCGAACATCCGCGGCCTGTTCCTGGCGGCGGCGATCAGCTTCGTGGCGTTTCTCGCGGTGTCCCTGCGCCGGACCGACGCCATCGTGGATCTGCGCCTGTACGCGATCCCCACCTACACTGCCGGCACGCTCGCCTCGGTAGTAGTGGGCATCGGCCTCTTCGGCAGCCTGTTCCTGCTGCCGCTATTCCTGCAAAATCTCATGGGCCGCGATGCGCTGCACACCGGTCTTCTGCTGTTGCCGCAGGGCCTGACCATGGCCTTGACGATGCCGCTCAGCGGCTTGCTGCTCGGCAGGCTCGATCCGCGCCTCCTGCTCGGGTGCGGCCTCGGGGCCGTCAGCCTGTCGCTCTTCCTGCAGGCCGGCATGACGGTCGAGACGCCCGATGGCGAGATCGTGGCCTGGACCGTGCTCCGGTCGGTCGGGTTCGCCCTCGCCTTTCCGGCGATGAACCAGACATCCTTGGGCGCCGTGCCGATCGAACGCATCGGGCACGCGTCGGGCCTCTACAACGTCACGCGGCAGATCGGCGGCACCTTCGGCATCGCGCTGCTCGCCACGATCCTGGCGCACCAGCAATCCCAGGTGCCCGCGTTCCAGGAGGCGTTCCGCCTCGCCGGGATCATCGCCCTCATCGGGATCGGGCCGACGCTTTTCATGGTGCCGAGGCGGCGACCCGACCCTTCCAAGGACTAG
- a CDS encoding response regulator yields the protein MKGRIVIVDDNPAGARLAAYVLECEGFAVKVADRPENGLELIREWRPDLVLMDLQLPGISGLELTRLLKADENTAGIVIVALSAYVRLEDRDQAQDAGCDGFIAKPIDTRAFPAQVASFLEKPL from the coding sequence ATGAAGGGCCGCATAGTCATCGTGGACGATAACCCGGCCGGCGCCCGCCTCGCGGCCTATGTCCTGGAGTGCGAAGGTTTCGCGGTCAAGGTCGCCGACCGGCCAGAGAATGGCCTCGAGCTGATCCGCGAGTGGCGTCCCGATCTGGTCCTGATGGATCTGCAGTTGCCCGGGATCAGCGGTCTGGAGTTGACCCGGCTGCTGAAGGCGGATGAGAATACGGCTGGTATCGTCATCGTGGCGCTTTCGGCCTACGTCCGGTTGGAAGATCGAGATCAGGCGCAGGACGCCGGCTGTGACGGCTTCATCGCCAAGCCCATCGACACGCGGGCATTCCCCGCACAGGTCGCATCCTTCCTGGAAAAGCCTCTTTGA